A portion of the Deltaproteobacteria bacterium genome contains these proteins:
- a CDS encoding HDOD domain-containing protein, translated as MARPFPLRPSKAQTPGETMKRITGDLSLMHLTELAQWADMNSKTGTLTISNGGVSKKFYLQEGKIIYVASGKSGERLGEILEDRNDVDAEAVRRALEVSRSLGVPFTGHLISEGIVDMAGLEAALVQCAEVAFTDALHWENGTFEFTDEVPAEVDDGPIKLNTSFVLFESVRRFDEARKRVSDEGREFMEQLRAGLDEGSIELPPVPDIMTKIHDIMRRDDAPVREIVKIIMADQILTSRLLRVVNSAFYGLSGEVTSLQQAVVYLGFKAVLGIVTVHTMSAATAANERKVKDVLRHSLLCAFIARRLAESLRLDPEEAFVCGLLHDIGKTLLFSLKGLDWIDDDDMDEIAALFHCEAGGLLAARWRFSDVVKEVIVHHHAPEKTPSESAMVETVFLADAMANGRDTSDTALRLRSIEVEEASLKSIGDEMASMREMVNAVI; from the coding sequence ATGGCGCGGCCTTTTCCCCTGCGGCCCTCGAAAGCACAGACACCGGGAGAGACGATGAAGAGGATAACCGGCGACCTCTCGCTCATGCACCTTACGGAACTCGCCCAGTGGGCGGACATGAACTCCAAGACCGGCACGCTCACCATCTCAAACGGCGGCGTATCGAAGAAGTTCTATCTCCAGGAGGGGAAGATCATCTACGTGGCCTCGGGCAAGAGCGGCGAGAGGCTCGGCGAGATACTGGAGGACCGCAATGACGTGGACGCCGAGGCCGTGCGCCGGGCCCTCGAAGTCTCGCGCAGCCTCGGCGTGCCCTTCACGGGTCATCTCATCTCCGAAGGGATCGTCGACATGGCGGGGCTCGAAGCGGCCCTGGTCCAATGCGCCGAGGTCGCCTTCACCGACGCCCTCCACTGGGAGAACGGCACCTTCGAGTTCACTGACGAGGTGCCTGCCGAGGTGGACGACGGTCCCATCAAGCTCAACACCTCTTTCGTGCTCTTCGAGTCGGTGCGCCGCTTCGACGAGGCGAGGAAACGGGTGAGCGACGAGGGGCGGGAGTTCATGGAGCAGCTCCGCGCCGGCCTCGACGAGGGGAGCATCGAGCTCCCTCCGGTGCCCGACATCATGACGAAGATCCACGACATCATGAGGCGCGACGATGCGCCGGTCCGGGAGATAGTGAAGATAATCATGGCCGACCAGATACTCACCTCGAGGCTTCTCCGCGTCGTCAACTCGGCCTTCTACGGCCTCTCCGGCGAGGTGACGTCGCTGCAGCAGGCCGTCGTCTACCTGGGCTTCAAGGCGGTGCTCGGCATCGTGACGGTCCACACCATGAGCGCCGCGACGGCCGCCAACGAGCGCAAGGTGAAGGATGTGCTGCGACACAGCCTCCTTTGCGCCTTCATCGCAAGACGCCTGGCCGAAAGTCTCCGCCTCGACCCGGAAGAGGCCTTTGTCTGCGGGCTCCTCCACGACATAGGCAAGACCCTGCTCTTCAGCCTCAAGGGTCTCGACTGGATCGACGACGACGATATGGACGAGATCGCCGCGCTCTTTCACTGCGAGGCCGGAGGGTTGCTGGCCGCCAGGTGGCGTTTTTCCGATGTGGTGAAGGAGGTGATCGTCCACCACCATGCCCCGGAGAAGACCCCCTCGGAGAGCGCCATGGTGGAGACGGTCTTCCTTGCCGACGCCATGGCCAACGGCAGGGATACGAGCGACACCGCGCTGCGGCTGCGCTCCATAGAGGTCGAGGAGGCTTCGCTGAAGTCGATAGGAGACGAGATGGCCTCGATGAGGGAGATGGTGAACGCCGTCATATGA
- a CDS encoding peptide ABC transporter substrate-binding protein has protein sequence MEALSEKKNRGAAALAAALFVLGLTAVAGACTPNHPYRPEERGANIFYTSFAEPPKHLDPARSYSSNEYDFLAQIYEPPFQYHYLDRPYRLVPLSAEEVPQPVYYDASGKALPPDAPAGLVARAVYEIKVKRGIFYQPHPAFALDEEGRPRYMDLTDEDVEDIEEIGDFEHTGTRELTADDFIFQIKRLADPQLHSPVLSILEEYILGLSEYAQALRAELEETRKRRREAAGAAYNRLADEMRNPIRLDYDKFELPGVEKVDSHTYRIILKTKYPQFLYWLAMPFFSPVPREAVRFYKQGPLQERNITIDRFPVGTGPYRIETYNPNMEIVLARNENFHGESYPGTGEVGDGAAGLLDDAGRPLPFVDRIVFKLEKEAIPRWNKFLQGYYDNSGITSDSFDQAVTLTAEGKAALTGFMKDKGIRLITSVRPSTYYIGFNMLDDVVGGYGEEKRKLRRAIAIALDYEEYIEIFNNGRGIPAMGPLPPGIFGYIEGREGINPYVYDWDEQRGAPVRKSIDEARRLLAEAGYPGGRDREGRPLIITFDNAWTGPDSASLINWYINRLKLLGIQLENRTTDYNRFQEKMRKGNFQIFSWGWNADYPDPENFFFLLVGANGKVKHQGENAANYENPEFDRLFDEMKAMENSPRRLEIIRRMTDIVRRDGPWVWGFHPVAFSLVHGWVGNVKSNPMANNTMKYIKIDGRAREELRYRWNRPNPWPLAAAAAVLVAGSLPAVLSVKRRMGL, from the coding sequence ATGGAGGCGCTGAGCGAGAAGAAGAACAGAGGCGCCGCAGCGCTTGCGGCGGCGCTCTTTGTGCTTGGGCTGACCGCCGTCGCCGGCGCCTGCACGCCCAACCATCCCTACCGGCCCGAAGAGCGGGGCGCCAACATCTTCTACACCAGCTTCGCCGAGCCGCCCAAGCACCTCGACCCGGCGCGCTCCTACAGCTCCAACGAGTACGACTTCCTCGCCCAGATCTACGAGCCTCCCTTCCAGTACCACTACCTCGACCGTCCCTACCGCCTCGTTCCCCTCTCGGCCGAGGAGGTGCCGCAGCCGGTCTACTACGACGCATCGGGCAAGGCGCTTCCGCCCGACGCGCCGGCCGGGCTCGTGGCCCGCGCCGTCTACGAGATAAAGGTGAAACGGGGGATCTTCTACCAGCCCCACCCGGCCTTCGCCCTCGACGAGGAGGGCCGTCCCCGCTACATGGACCTCACCGACGAGGACGTGGAAGACATAGAGGAGATCGGGGACTTCGAGCACACCGGAACGCGCGAGCTCACGGCCGACGACTTCATCTTCCAGATAAAGCGCCTTGCCGACCCGCAGCTCCACAGCCCCGTGCTCTCCATACTCGAAGAATACATCCTCGGCCTCTCGGAGTACGCACAGGCGCTGCGGGCCGAACTCGAGGAGACGAGAAAGAGGCGCAGGGAAGCGGCGGGGGCGGCCTACAACCGTCTCGCCGACGAGATGCGAAACCCCATACGCCTCGATTACGACAAGTTCGAGCTCCCGGGGGTGGAGAAGGTCGACTCCCACACCTACAGGATAATACTCAAGACCAAGTACCCCCAGTTCCTCTACTGGCTCGCCATGCCGTTCTTCTCGCCCGTGCCCCGGGAGGCCGTGCGATTCTACAAACAGGGTCCTCTCCAGGAGCGAAACATCACCATAGACCGCTTCCCCGTCGGCACGGGCCCCTACCGCATTGAGACCTACAACCCCAACATGGAGATAGTGCTCGCAAGGAACGAGAACTTCCACGGCGAGAGTTACCCCGGAACCGGCGAGGTAGGCGACGGCGCGGCGGGACTGCTCGACGACGCGGGCAGACCGCTTCCCTTCGTGGACCGCATAGTCTTCAAGCTCGAAAAGGAGGCCATCCCCCGGTGGAACAAGTTCCTCCAGGGCTACTACGACAACTCCGGCATCACGTCCGACAGCTTCGACCAGGCCGTTACACTCACGGCCGAGGGCAAGGCCGCGCTCACGGGCTTCATGAAGGACAAGGGCATACGGCTCATCACGTCGGTGCGGCCCTCGACCTACTACATAGGGTTCAACATGCTCGACGACGTGGTGGGCGGCTACGGCGAGGAGAAACGGAAGCTGCGCCGCGCCATAGCCATCGCCCTCGACTACGAGGAGTACATCGAGATATTCAACAACGGACGCGGCATCCCGGCCATGGGCCCCCTGCCGCCCGGCATCTTCGGCTACATCGAGGGCCGCGAGGGGATCAACCCCTACGTCTACGACTGGGACGAGCAAAGGGGCGCGCCGGTGCGCAAGTCCATCGACGAGGCCAGAAGGCTGCTGGCCGAGGCCGGATATCCCGGCGGCCGCGACAGGGAAGGAAGACCCCTCATCATCACATTCGACAACGCCTGGACCGGCCCGGACTCGGCCTCGCTCATCAACTGGTACATAAACAGGCTCAAGCTGCTCGGCATCCAGCTCGAGAACCGCACGACCGACTACAACCGCTTCCAGGAGAAGATGCGCAAGGGCAACTTCCAGATCTTCAGCTGGGGATGGAACGCCGACTACCCGGACCCGGAAAACTTCTTCTTCCTGCTCGTCGGCGCAAACGGCAAGGTGAAACACCAGGGCGAGAACGCGGCTAACTACGAGAACCCGGAGTTCGACAGGCTCTTCGACGAGATGAAGGCCATGGAGAACTCGCCGCGGAGACTGGAGATCATAAGACGCATGACCGATATCGTGCGCCGCGACGGCCCCTGGGTATGGGGCTTCCACCCCGTGGCCTTCTCGCTCGTCCACGGCTGGGTGGGCAACGTCAAGAGCAACCCCATGGCCAACAACACGATGAAGTACATAAAGATCGACGGCAGGGCGCGCGAGGAGCTGCGCTACAGGTGGAACCGCCCCAACCCCTGGCCCCTGGCGGCCGCGGCGGCCGTCCTCGTGGCGGGGTCGCTTCCGGCCGTGCTGTCGGTGAAGAGAAGGATGGGGCTCTGA
- a CDS encoding ABC transporter permease, which yields MPVVLATDMIVFVLFAVLLYMAVAGRSSERLRELWSDLRRNRLAVISMAVLSLYALVALADSIRWRDPVLDEEGRPAVSAQGDPIYSPQALSLLDRMLWKLRVNREKTFSAPLATRLFVKETMKLPDGTLVRDYPPLRHPRSHLLGTDKVGSDVLLAAVKGIRTGVVIGTGATLLMIPFAILFGVTAGYFGGVIDDVIQYIYTTLASIPSVLLIVAFMLIFGTEGYQGGLITERDIYLGFFVPFDRLFWLCIIMGVTSWTDLCRIIRGETLKLRELEYVQAARAFGVRNATILYRHIVPNVMHLVLITMVLQFSGLVLAEAILSYLGIGVSPEMGSWGNMINTARLELSREPVVWWNLTAAFIFMFGLVLPANIFGDAVRDALDPRLRGGRL from the coding sequence ATGCCCGTAGTGCTCGCTACAGACATGATAGTATTCGTCCTCTTCGCCGTGCTCCTCTACATGGCCGTCGCGGGACGTTCGAGCGAGCGTCTGCGCGAGCTCTGGTCCGATCTGCGAAGGAACAGGCTCGCCGTGATCTCCATGGCCGTACTCTCGCTCTACGCCCTCGTGGCTCTGGCCGACTCCATAAGGTGGCGCGACCCCGTGCTCGATGAAGAGGGAAGGCCCGCGGTGAGCGCCCAGGGCGATCCCATATACAGCCCCCAGGCCCTCTCGCTCCTGGACCGCATGCTCTGGAAGCTCAGGGTCAACAGGGAAAAGACCTTTTCGGCGCCCCTGGCGACCCGTCTGTTCGTAAAGGAGACGATGAAGCTGCCCGACGGCACGCTCGTGCGCGACTATCCGCCGCTCAGGCACCCGCGAAGCCACCTGCTCGGCACCGACAAGGTGGGCTCCGACGTGCTCCTTGCGGCCGTCAAGGGCATAAGGACCGGTGTCGTCATAGGCACGGGCGCCACCCTCCTCATGATCCCCTTCGCCATACTCTTCGGCGTCACGGCGGGCTACTTCGGCGGCGTCATCGACGACGTCATCCAGTACATATACACAACGCTCGCCTCCATCCCCTCGGTGCTCCTCATCGTGGCCTTCATGCTCATATTCGGCACCGAAGGCTACCAGGGTGGGCTCATAACGGAGAGGGACATATACCTCGGCTTCTTCGTCCCCTTCGACCGCCTCTTCTGGCTCTGCATCATCATGGGGGTGACGTCGTGGACCGACCTGTGCCGTATCATAAGGGGGGAGACGCTCAAGCTGCGCGAACTGGAGTACGTGCAGGCGGCCAGGGCCTTCGGCGTGCGCAACGCCACCATCCTCTACCGCCACATAGTGCCCAACGTGATGCACCTGGTTCTCATAACCATGGTCCTCCAGTTCAGCGGCCTCGTGCTCGCCGAGGCCATACTGAGCTACCTGGGCATAGGCGTGAGCCCCGAGATGGGGAGCTGGGGCAACATGATCAACACGGCCCGCCTCGAGCTGAGCCGCGAGCCGGTCGTATGGTGGAACCTCACGGCGGCCTTCATCTTCATGTTCGGCCTCGTGCTTCCGGCCAACATCTTCGGCGACGCCGTGCGCGACGCCCTCGACCCGCGTCTGCGCGGCGGAAGGCTTTGA
- the infA gene encoding translation initiation factor IF-1 — translation MKQGKEDLVVTEGTIEKSKGNSFYTVRLANGEQVLARVAGRSRRITRHLFPGVDVKVEMSCYDLTRGRIVSLTQGR, via the coding sequence ATGAAACAGGGAAAAGAAGACCTCGTCGTCACAGAGGGCACGATAGAGAAGAGCAAGGGCAACAGTTTCTATACCGTCAGGCTCGCAAACGGCGAGCAGGTGCTCGCGAGGGTGGCCGGCCGTTCGCGGCGCATAACGCGCCACCTCTTCCCCGGCGTGGACGTCAAGGTCGAGATGTCGTGCTACGACCTCACGCGGGGCCGCATAGTCTCGCTCACTCAGGGACGCTGA
- a CDS encoding dipeptide ABC transporter ATP-binding protein, with protein MSHLRNEDTAPVIEVRDLRTYFRTPAGTAKAVDGVSFSIREGETFALVGESGCGKSVTALSIIQLVAEPAGFIAGGEILLRGRNIVKLPETEKRRIRGNDISMIFQEPMTSLNPVFTIGEQIAESVRLHQGKSRREARAAAVEMLGRVGLPDPGALYDEYPHRLSGGMRQRVMIAIALACRPELLIADEPTTALDVTIQDQILGLIRELQRELRTAVLLITHNLAVVYRNAGRVGVMYGGKMVETASTAALFRNPLHPYTLKLLRSVPGADKRGAALDTIPGSVPPATDFPPGCRFSGRCHREMKGCAAAEPPLVEVEPGHSAACHLYDRSFMASPAAEPVGRGTGEPAPAPVNIPFARRDTLLEVRGLRTYYAIRKGLFKRVVGHVRAVDGIDLTVRKGSTLALVGESGCGKTTAGKSILRLIEPTAGSIRFKGRELTGLSPAQLRPYRSLLQIIFQDPYSSLNPRMKVGDIIEEGLKSLKPEMDRTARQAKAAAVMERVGLSPEMARRYPHEFSGGQRQRIGIARALAVDPEFIVCDEATSALDVSVQAQILNLLKSIQRELGLSFLFITHDLGVVEYIADEVAVMYMGKIVERGATEEIFAAPRHSYTKTLLAAVPKIGGAERAADADS; from the coding sequence ATGTCCCATCTGAGAAATGAAGATACGGCGCCGGTGATCGAGGTAAGGGATCTCAGGACCTACTTCAGGACACCCGCCGGTACGGCAAAGGCCGTGGACGGCGTCTCCTTCTCCATAAGAGAGGGCGAGACCTTTGCGCTCGTCGGCGAGTCGGGCTGCGGCAAGTCGGTGACGGCCCTCTCCATAATCCAGCTCGTCGCCGAGCCCGCGGGCTTCATAGCGGGGGGCGAGATACTGCTGCGGGGACGCAACATCGTAAAGCTGCCGGAGACCGAGAAGCGCAGGATACGGGGCAACGACATCTCCATGATCTTCCAGGAGCCCATGACCTCGCTCAACCCGGTCTTCACCATAGGCGAACAGATAGCCGAGTCCGTGCGGCTCCACCAGGGCAAGAGCCGCCGCGAGGCGAGGGCGGCGGCCGTGGAGATGCTCGGCAGGGTGGGGCTTCCCGACCCCGGCGCCCTCTACGACGAGTATCCCCACAGGCTCTCGGGGGGGATGCGCCAGCGGGTTATGATAGCCATAGCGCTGGCCTGCAGGCCCGAGCTCCTCATAGCCGACGAACCCACCACCGCCCTGGACGTGACGATCCAGGACCAGATACTGGGGCTCATAAGGGAGCTCCAGCGCGAGCTCCGCACGGCCGTGCTCCTCATAACCCACAACCTCGCCGTCGTCTACCGCAACGCCGGCCGCGTGGGCGTCATGTACGGCGGGAAGATGGTGGAGACGGCCTCCACGGCGGCGCTCTTCAGAAACCCCCTCCACCCCTATACGCTCAAGCTGCTTCGGAGCGTGCCGGGGGCCGACAAACGGGGCGCGGCACTCGACACCATACCGGGCAGCGTCCCGCCGGCCACCGACTTCCCGCCGGGCTGCCGCTTTTCCGGCCGCTGCCACCGCGAGATGAAGGGCTGCGCCGCGGCGGAGCCGCCGCTCGTGGAGGTCGAGCCCGGCCACAGTGCGGCCTGCCACCTCTACGACCGCTCCTTCATGGCCTCTCCCGCGGCCGAGCCCGTGGGCCGCGGGACCGGGGAACCGGCGCCTGCGCCCGTAAACATCCCATTCGCCCGGCGTGACACACTCCTCGAGGTGAGGGGGCTCAGGACCTACTACGCCATAAGGAAGGGACTCTTCAAGCGTGTCGTAGGCCACGTCAGGGCCGTGGACGGCATAGACCTCACGGTGCGCAAGGGCTCGACGCTTGCGCTCGTGGGGGAGTCGGGATGCGGCAAGACGACGGCCGGAAAGTCCATACTGCGGCTCATCGAACCCACGGCCGGCTCCATACGCTTCAAGGGCCGCGAACTGACGGGGCTTTCGCCGGCGCAGCTGCGCCCCTACCGCAGCCTCCTCCAGATAATCTTCCAGGACCCCTACTCCTCGCTCAATCCCCGCATGAAGGTGGGCGACATAATCGAGGAGGGGCTGAAGTCACTGAAACCGGAGATGGACAGGACGGCGAGGCAGGCGAAGGCGGCGGCCGTCATGGAGCGCGTGGGGCTCTCGCCGGAGATGGCCAGGCGCTACCCCCACGAGTTCTCCGGCGGCCAGCGCCAGCGCATAGGCATAGCCAGGGCCCTGGCCGTGGACCCCGAGTTCATCGTATGCGACGAGGCCACGAGCGCGCTCGACGTATCGGTGCAGGCCCAGATACTCAACCTCCTCAAGTCCATCCAGCGCGAGCTCGGCCTCTCCTTCCTCTTCATAACCCACGACCTCGGCGTAGTCGAATACATAGCCGACGAGGTGGCCGTCATGTACATGGGAAAGATCGTCGAGCGGGGGGCTACGGAAGAGATATTCGCCGCCCCCCGTCACTCCTACACCAAGACCCTCCTTGCGGCCGTGCCGAAGATAGGGGGAGCGGAGCGCGCCGCCGACGCGGACTCGTGA
- a CDS encoding ABC transporter permease, whose amino-acid sequence MLAYIIRRILYAVPIIIGVNLLTALLFFYVNTPDDMARKILGEKHITREAIENWKRDNGYNLPLFVNTAESGLAVVTQTIFFQKSAPLLWFDFGKSDRNNIDIGAEIRKRMWPSLKISIPIFIIGILTNLTFAMIVAYFRGTYLDVWGVVLCVVMMSISALFYIIGGQYLLGKVLRLFPISGYDTGLFSVKFVVLPVIIGIISSLGGGVRFYRTVFLEEINKDYIRTARAKGLSEGTVLFKHGLKNAMIPILTNVVVSIPFLFYGSLLLEAFFAIPGLGSFTIDAIQSQDFAIVRSMVYLGSILYIAGLVMTDISYTLVDPRVRLQ is encoded by the coding sequence ATGCTTGCCTACATCATAAGACGCATACTCTACGCCGTTCCCATAATCATAGGCGTAAACCTCCTGACGGCGCTTCTCTTCTTCTACGTCAACACGCCCGACGACATGGCGCGCAAGATACTGGGCGAAAAGCACATAACCAGGGAGGCCATAGAGAACTGGAAGCGCGACAACGGCTACAACCTGCCGCTCTTTGTGAACACCGCCGAGTCGGGACTCGCCGTCGTGACCCAGACCATCTTCTTCCAGAAGTCGGCGCCGCTTCTGTGGTTCGACTTCGGGAAGTCGGACCGCAACAACATCGACATAGGCGCGGAGATAAGAAAACGGATGTGGCCGAGCCTTAAGATATCGATCCCCATCTTCATAATCGGCATCCTCACCAACCTCACCTTCGCCATGATAGTGGCCTACTTCCGCGGCACCTACCTCGACGTCTGGGGCGTGGTGCTCTGTGTCGTCATGATGAGCATATCGGCGCTCTTCTACATCATAGGGGGCCAGTACCTGCTCGGCAAGGTCCTCAGGCTCTTCCCCATATCGGGCTACGACACGGGGCTATTCTCGGTGAAGTTCGTCGTCCTGCCCGTCATAATAGGCATAATAAGCTCGCTGGGCGGAGGCGTGCGTTTCTACAGGACGGTCTTCCTCGAGGAGATAAACAAGGACTACATAAGGACCGCCAGGGCCAAGGGACTCTCCGAGGGGACCGTGCTCTTCAAGCACGGCCTCAAGAACGCCATGATACCCATACTGACCAACGTGGTCGTCTCCATACCGTTCCTCTTCTACGGAAGCCTGCTGCTCGAGGCCTTCTTCGCCATACCGGGTCTGGGCAGCTTCACCATAGACGCCATCCAGTCCCAGGACTTCGCCATAGTGAGGTCCATGGTCTACCTGGGCTCCATACTCTACATCGCGGGACTCGTCATGACCGACATAAGCTACACGCTCGTGGACCCGCGCGTAAGGCTCCAGTAG